From one Lotus japonicus ecotype B-129 chromosome 3, LjGifu_v1.2 genomic stretch:
- the LOC130744828 gene encoding protein FAR-RED IMPAIRED RESPONSE 1-like, producing MDVKSVLEQYVLKRWTKLARSGELPNGSTNHVEKDAHLSTTQSYAEICPHLIRIATEACRSKETTVFLNKVVDLLENQMLEFQKKEVNTTEIDVFLGKVKEIGNNNDSSTQVIGFKKKEGRKGSKRLKSWVENQHGKRKKNSASRASQSQQHTKGGSDVLGASSASQSLQRTMGGNDTLSQFGINNFTNLLMAEDDEDITTLINT from the exons ATGGATGTCAAATCGGTGCTTGAGCAATATGTATTGAAGAGGTGGACAAAGTTAGCTAGAAGTGGGGAATTGCCTAATGGTTCGACTAATCATGTAGAAAAAGATGCTCATTTGTCTACAACTCAAAGTTATGCAGAGATTTGCCCTCACCTTATTAGAATAGCCACAGAAGCATGTAGAAGTAAAGAAACAACCGTGTTTTTGAACAAAGTTGTTGATTTATTGGAGAATCAAATGCTAGAGTTTCAAAAGAAAGAAGTGAATACTACAGAAATTGATGTCTTCCTTGGCAAAGTTAAAGAGATTGGAAACAACAATGACAGTTCAACACAAGTCATAGGGTTCAAGAAAAAAGAAGGTAGAAAAGGTTCTAAACGTTTGAAAAGTTGGGTAGAGAACCAACAtggcaaaagaaagaaaaatagtgCCTCACGTGCTTCACAGAGTCAACAACATACTAAG GGAGGTAGTGATGTTTTGGGTGCCTCAAGTGCTTCACAAAGTCTACAACGCACAATG GGAGGCAATGACACTTTGAGCCAATTTGGTATTAAcaattttacaaatttattgatG GCAGAAGACGATGAAGACATCACAACTTTAATCAATACATAA